The Cuculus canorus isolate bCucCan1 chromosome 5, bCucCan1.pri, whole genome shotgun sequence genome window below encodes:
- the BATF gene encoding basic leucine zipper transcriptional factor ATF-like, which produces MPHSSDSSDSSTFSQSPPPSKQDSSDDMRKVQRREKNRIAAQKSRLRQTQKADTLHLESEDLERQNAALRREIKQLTEEMKHFATMLSSHEPLCSILTPPPPPPEVLYATHSFHQPHISSPRFQH; this is translated from the exons ATGCCCCACAGCTCCGACAGCAGCGACTCCAGCACCTTCAGCCAGTCTCCCCCTCCCAGCAAGCAG gacTCTTCTGACGACATGAGGAAAGTccaaaggagggagaagaatcGCATTGCCGCCCAGAAGAGCCGCCTGAGGCAAACCCAGAAAGCAGACACTCTGCACTTG GAGAGCGAAGATCTGGAGAGGCAGAATGCTGCTCTGCGCCGGGAGATCAAGCAGCTGACAGAGGAGATGAAGCACTTCGCCACAATGCTGAGCTCCCACGAACCGCTCTGCTCCATCCTGACACCCCCTCCGCCACCTCCAGAAGTGCTTTATGCCACACATTCCTTTCACCAGCCCCACATCAGCTCCCCACGCTTCCAGCACTGA